The following coding sequences lie in one Falco peregrinus isolate bFalPer1 chromosome 21, bFalPer1.pri, whole genome shotgun sequence genomic window:
- the LOC101924772 gene encoding butyrophilin subfamily 1 member A1-like, with product MAFYLKPRPRTWDLALDYHTVKQFEVDVTLDPATAGPEVILSEDLKEATWGRPGHRWPEGPGQFDTDPCMLGSEGFTSGRHYWEVEAHGRFWAVGVARESVQRKGRVLFKPSAEIWGLQKYDELCVALTAPSNTSVPLLNGEIGVYLDYELGQVSFYAVGSRQRIFTFPVASFSGERVFPYFCVLLSTIRLSPKG from the exons ATGGCTTTCTACCTCAAACCACGGCCACGCACGTGGGATCTTGCCTTGGACTACCACACGGTGAAACAGTTTGAAG TGGATGTGACCCTGGATCCAGCCACAGCGGGTCCCGAGGTGATCCTCTCCGAGGACCTCAAAGAGGCCACCTGGGGCAGACCTGGACACCGGTGGCCTGAGGGTCCAGGCCAGTTCGACACGGATCCGTGCATGTTGGGCAGCGAGGGCTTCACCTCAGGCCGTCACTACTGGGAGGTGGAGGCCCATGGGCGCTTCTGGGCTGTTGGGGTGGCCCGTGAGTCGGTTCAGAGGAAAGGCCGGGTCCTCTTCAAGCCCAGCGCTGAGATTTGGGGCTTGCAGAAGTATGATGAGCTCTGCGTGGCCCTCACGGCACCTTCTAACACCTCTGTCCCGCTCCTCAACGGGGAGATCGGGGTCTACCTGGACTACGAGCTGGGACAGGTCTCCTTCTATGCTGTTGGCAGCCGCCAACGCATCTTCACCTTCCCCGTGGCCTCCTTCAGTGGGGAGAGGGTCTTCCCCTACTTCTGCGTGCTCCTCTCCACCATCAGACTGTCCCCCAAGGGTTGA
- the LOC106112290 gene encoding C-type lectin domain family 2 member B-like isoform X2 — MQRWSDHDSDYLQDPTCLSLGYNLEMKPEARVACQVTMAVLFVALLITAITFAVQAFQPRPRPCSRCPFDWIGYRGKCYYFLEVQQNWTSSQDNCSALGASLAMLDSLEDLSFVMRYKGISEHWIGLSREDKEQPWKWVNRSRLSHPFQVRGGGLCAYLNDSGLSSSRCGARRSWVCNAPELQSPGRSHQTRRAPNLCISS, encoded by the exons ATGCAGAGATGGAGTGACCACGACTCGGATTATTTGCAAGACCCAACGTGTCTCAGTTTAG GTTACAACCTTGAGATGAAGCCAGAGGCACGTGTTGCCTGCCAGGTGACAATGGCGGTGCTGTTCGTAGCTCTGCTCATCACAGCCATCACCTTTGCAG TGCAGGCTTTTCAGCCGCGGCCGAGACCCTGCTCTCGGTGTCCATTCGACTGGATCGGGTACAGAGGGAAATGCTACTATTTTTTGGAGGTTCAGCAGAACTGGACATCCAGCCAGGACAACTGCTCGGCACTCGGTGCTTCCTTGGCCATGCTCGACAGCTTGGAAGACTTG AGCTTCGTGATGAGATATAAAGGCATCTCGGAGCACTGGATCGGCCTTTCTCGGGAAGACAAGGAGCAACCGTGGAAATGGGTGAACCGCTCGCGTTTATCTCACCC GTTTCAGGTCCGTGGTGGTGGTCTCTGTGCCTACCTGAACGACAGCGGGCTCAGCTCCTCCCGCTGCGGCGCCCGGAGGAGCTGGGTTTGCAACGCGCCTgagctgcagagcccaggcaggagCCACCAGACGAGACGGGCTCCAAACCTTTGCATCAGctcctga
- the LOC106112290 gene encoding C-type lectin domain family 2 member B-like isoform X3 produces the protein MKGTRDYPGFLGAERSRRTGYNLEMKPEARVACQVTMAVLFVALLITAITFAVQAFQPRPRPCSRCPFDWIGYRGKCYYFLEVQQNWTSSQDNCSALGASLAMLDSLEDLSFVMRYKGISEHWIGLSREDKEQPWKWVNRSRLSHPFQVRGGGLCAYLNDSGLSSSRCGARRSWVCNAPELQSPGRSHQTRRAPNLCISS, from the exons ATGAAGGGAACAAGGGACTATCCTGGATTTTTGGGCGCGGAAAGGAGCAGGCGCACAG GTTACAACCTTGAGATGAAGCCAGAGGCACGTGTTGCCTGCCAGGTGACAATGGCGGTGCTGTTCGTAGCTCTGCTCATCACAGCCATCACCTTTGCAG TGCAGGCTTTTCAGCCGCGGCCGAGACCCTGCTCTCGGTGTCCATTCGACTGGATCGGGTACAGAGGGAAATGCTACTATTTTTTGGAGGTTCAGCAGAACTGGACATCCAGCCAGGACAACTGCTCGGCACTCGGTGCTTCCTTGGCCATGCTCGACAGCTTGGAAGACTTG AGCTTCGTGATGAGATATAAAGGCATCTCGGAGCACTGGATCGGCCTTTCTCGGGAAGACAAGGAGCAACCGTGGAAATGGGTGAACCGCTCGCGTTTATCTCACCC GTTTCAGGTCCGTGGTGGTGGTCTCTGTGCCTACCTGAACGACAGCGGGCTCAGCTCCTCCCGCTGCGGCGCCCGGAGGAGCTGGGTTTGCAACGCGCCTgagctgcagagcccaggcaggagCCACCAGACGAGACGGGCTCCAAACCTTTGCATCAGctcctga
- the LOC101924935 gene encoding C-type lectin domain family 2 member D-like isoform X1, producing the protein MGKGAQKQNSSDQEEVLNNCSDAEKQYKWGNGEENPNDPGSNTSKSDWKRSHSVRVSVMVCVMLMLLVFTLLVTLTVVRVGSSSPQPDFSHVCPDTWLGFQGKCYYFSEDESNWTTSQESCVALGASLASINTMDELVFIKRYKGEANRWFGLRKEKDESWWWTNGTAFNNWFEVRGGGPCAYLNQESISSSLCQTKKNWLCSKPDSYVLWKQTAYP; encoded by the exons ATGGGGAAAGGAGCCCAAAAGCAGAATTCTTCAGATCAAGAGGAAGTGTTGAACAATTGCAGTGATGCAGAAAAGCAGTACAAATGGGGTAATGGCGAGGAAAACCCCAACGACCCAG GGTCCAACACCAGCAAGTCAGACTGGAAAAGATCCCACTCAGTGCGTGTTTCCGTCATGGTGTGTGTGATGCTCATGCTCCTCGTCTTCACCCTGCTGGTGACCTTGACTG ttgtcCGTGTGGGGTCCAGCTCACCCCAGCCAGACTTCTCCCATGTGTGTCCAGACACGTGGCTTGGTTTCCAAGGGAAATGCTATTATTTTTCTGAGGATGAGAGCAATTGGACCACCAGTCAGGAAAGCTGTGTGGCCCTGGGAGCTTCGCTGGCCTCCATAAACACCATGGATGAACTG GTTTTCATTAAACGCTATAAAGGCGAAGCTAACCGTTGGTTTGGGCTGCGAAAGGAGAAGGATGAGAGCTGGTGGTGGACCAACGGCACAGCCTTCAACAACTG GTTTGAGGTGCGGGGTGGTGGACCCTGTGCATACCTGAACCAGGAGAGCATCAGCTCATCCCTGTGCCAGACCAAGAAGAACTGGCTCTGCAGCAAGCCCGACAGCTACGTCCTCTGGAAGCAGACAGCATATCCATAG
- the LOC106112286 gene encoding killer cell lectin-like receptor subfamily B member 1B allele A, which yields MAGEIVYADLRHPGESFSSAKKCHTKVATLTPALCPRWHGVLLKASALGHLILLVLVAVLSRQVFQGCLQPAATVAPRQGNETWGRNHTERCVLASLMGYFCKSQQENRTACAGCKLCPQNWQLHGDMCYQLSKEKGEWTRGKKGCENQESQLVVLRNEKEKEYIKNITGRGTQPVWIGLMSSHRSWMWVDHTPFNTKMFGTLQEADDGCGTLKDAMLEIDTCKGEHEWVCQKEPFQLSPLMAEGGEKCDGSI from the exons ATGGCTGGGGAAATAGTTTATGCTGATTTAAGACACCCCGGGGAGAGCTTTTCTTCTGCCAAGAAGTGTCACA caaaggtGGCCACTCTCACTCCTGCCTTGTGCCCACGGTGGCATGGGGTCCTCCTCAAAGCCAGTGCACTGGGGCACCtcatcctgctggtgctggtggcggtgctgagcaggcagg TTTTTCAGGGCTGTCTGCAGCCGGCGGCGACGGTCGCTCCCCGGCAAGGCAACGAGACCTGGGGAAGGAACCACACAGAGCGATGCGTGTTGGCATCCCTGATGGGGTATTTCTGCAAGTCCCAGCAGGAAAACCGCACAG cctgtgctggctgcaagCTGTGTCCCCAGAACTGGCAGCTCCATGGGGACATGTGCTACCAGCTTTCCAAGGAAAAGGGAGAGTGGACTCGGGGCAAGAAGGGCTGCGAAAATCAGGAGTCTCAGCTGGTAGTGCTGcggaatgagaaagaaaag GAGTACATCAAGAATATTACAGGCAGAGGCACGCAGCCAGTGTGGATCGGATTAATGTCATCCCATAGGAGCTGGATGTGGGTGGACCACACGCCCTTTAACACCAAAAT GTTTGGCACGCTGCAGGAGGCGGATGACGGGTGCGGGACGCTGAAAGACGCGATGTTGGAGATCGATACCTGTAAGGGCGAACATGAGTGGGTTTGCCAAAAAGAGCCCTTCCAGCTCTCCCCACTGATGGCAGAAGGCGGGGAGAAATGTGACGGCTCCATCTGA
- the LOC106112290 gene encoding C-type lectin domain family 2 member B-like isoform X1 has protein sequence MEPRRQVGRRQRNPLGMKGTRDYPGFLGAERSRRTGYNLEMKPEARVACQVTMAVLFVALLITAITFAVQAFQPRPRPCSRCPFDWIGYRGKCYYFLEVQQNWTSSQDNCSALGASLAMLDSLEDLSFVMRYKGISEHWIGLSREDKEQPWKWVNRSRLSHPFQVRGGGLCAYLNDSGLSSSRCGARRSWVCNAPELQSPGRSHQTRRAPNLCISS, from the exons ATGGAACCTCGTCGGCAGGTGGGGCGGAGGCAGAGGAACCCGCTGGGAATGAAGGGAACAAGGGACTATCCTGGATTTTTGGGCGCGGAAAGGAGCAGGCGCACAG GTTACAACCTTGAGATGAAGCCAGAGGCACGTGTTGCCTGCCAGGTGACAATGGCGGTGCTGTTCGTAGCTCTGCTCATCACAGCCATCACCTTTGCAG TGCAGGCTTTTCAGCCGCGGCCGAGACCCTGCTCTCGGTGTCCATTCGACTGGATCGGGTACAGAGGGAAATGCTACTATTTTTTGGAGGTTCAGCAGAACTGGACATCCAGCCAGGACAACTGCTCGGCACTCGGTGCTTCCTTGGCCATGCTCGACAGCTTGGAAGACTTG AGCTTCGTGATGAGATATAAAGGCATCTCGGAGCACTGGATCGGCCTTTCTCGGGAAGACAAGGAGCAACCGTGGAAATGGGTGAACCGCTCGCGTTTATCTCACCC GTTTCAGGTCCGTGGTGGTGGTCTCTGTGCCTACCTGAACGACAGCGGGCTCAGCTCCTCCCGCTGCGGCGCCCGGAGGAGCTGGGTTTGCAACGCGCCTgagctgcagagcccaggcaggagCCACCAGACGAGACGGGCTCCAAACCTTTGCATCAGctcctga
- the LOC101924935 gene encoding C-type lectin domain family 2 member D-like isoform X2 has translation MGKGAQKQNSSDQEEVLNNCSDAEKQYKWGSNTSKSDWKRSHSVRVSVMVCVMLMLLVFTLLVTLTVVRVGSSSPQPDFSHVCPDTWLGFQGKCYYFSEDESNWTTSQESCVALGASLASINTMDELVFIKRYKGEANRWFGLRKEKDESWWWTNGTAFNNWFEVRGGGPCAYLNQESISSSLCQTKKNWLCSKPDSYVLWKQTAYP, from the exons ATGGGGAAAGGAGCCCAAAAGCAGAATTCTTCAGATCAAGAGGAAGTGTTGAACAATTGCAGTGATGCAGAAAAGCAGTACAAATGGG GGTCCAACACCAGCAAGTCAGACTGGAAAAGATCCCACTCAGTGCGTGTTTCCGTCATGGTGTGTGTGATGCTCATGCTCCTCGTCTTCACCCTGCTGGTGACCTTGACTG ttgtcCGTGTGGGGTCCAGCTCACCCCAGCCAGACTTCTCCCATGTGTGTCCAGACACGTGGCTTGGTTTCCAAGGGAAATGCTATTATTTTTCTGAGGATGAGAGCAATTGGACCACCAGTCAGGAAAGCTGTGTGGCCCTGGGAGCTTCGCTGGCCTCCATAAACACCATGGATGAACTG GTTTTCATTAAACGCTATAAAGGCGAAGCTAACCGTTGGTTTGGGCTGCGAAAGGAGAAGGATGAGAGCTGGTGGTGGACCAACGGCACAGCCTTCAACAACTG GTTTGAGGTGCGGGGTGGTGGACCCTGTGCATACCTGAACCAGGAGAGCATCAGCTCATCCCTGTGCCAGACCAAGAAGAACTGGCTCTGCAGCAAGCCCGACAGCTACGTCCTCTGGAAGCAGACAGCATATCCATAG